Part of the Clostridium sporogenes genome, CCCACAACCTTTAACAAAGCTGTCCATTTTTTCATCTAAAGTTCCTTGTATTAAAATAAATGCAAATATTATTCCTATTACTACTGCAATTGGAGCTGGAAATTGATAGAATGCCATTTCTACTCCCATAATAGATAATATAATTCCTGAGCATAAATACACTAACACAAAAATAGCAAAAGGTATAAGAGCCTTTCCATTTCCTTTATTTTCATTTGTATTTCCCATTTAAAACTCTCCTCATCTTAATTTAAAGTTATTTTTTTATTTTTTATTATAGGTCTATGGGATATTTTCCATAAGTTTTTCCTGCTTCCATAAACATTTCAATATTTTCTATTGGTGTATGCATTGGAATTTGACATCCTGTACTTAAAATATAGCCTTTCTTAGAATCATGACCTTTTTTAATACATTCTTTAACGGATTTAAAGATAGCTTCTTTATTTCCTCTATAGACTACATCTACAGGGGGAACGTTTCCAGTAATGACTACTCTATCTCCCATTATGTTTTTAGCCTCTTGTAAATCTTCTGCATTATCAATACTAAAATTAGAAATCCCCGCATTCACAACATCTTCCCATATTTCCTTACTATTGCCACAAATATGTATAGCAGGAGCTCCGCCAGTCTTCTCTTTTATTTTATTAATATTTTTCTTTAGAGCTGGTAATGAAAATTCTCTAAATTGTTTTGGACTTATAAGACTAGTAGATGAAACTGGATCTGCAAATCCAATAGATACTCCAAGCTTGGCTACTTCCTCTATGTATCTATTATTAGATTCTGCTACTATATCCATTAAAGTGTGAACTTTTTTAGGATACTTAATCATCCATTTTAATAGGTTTTCTGTTCCAACTACAGAAGCTGCAACACTAAAAGGTCCAGACATAGCAGCACCAACATCTACTTTATCCATAAGCGCATCTCTAGTAAGTCTTATTGCTTCAAGTAAAGTTGGTAGATTCCCATCTTTTAAAGGATCCACAACTTTAAGAGATTCTATTTCATCTATAGAATTAATAGCTGGCTCTATTAAATAAGAAATTCCATATTCGGGATAACCAACTTTAGCGCCCATAGCCTCGGCAACTCCTCTAAGGCTAGTAGATATACTTACACCATCATGATGAAGCCTTTTAAATAAAGCTATTTCTAAATCTGCCATAAGCTGTGCTGAATGATAATAATCTCTAGCTGTAACTCCAATAAAAGGTGCCATAGTAACTCCCATATCTGGAATACATATTATTCTGTCAATTTCCTCCCCTTTAGAAAAAGCTACGACCCTCTCTTTTGGTGTCATTTCTTCTTTGATCAATTAAAACATTCCTTTCTAAATAAAAATATTTTTCAAATTATTATCCTTAATTTCTAATTATTACTTCCAACTGTGTATTTTAGCATTGCAATAATAAATTTTCTACAATTATATGGAATTCAAATAAGCTAAATTTTTTCTATAAAATTTTTATATAATACTTGTTTTTAAATAAAAAACTTCTTTCTGGTTTTATACTTCTAATTTTTACCAGAAAGAAGTTTTTTATTTAGGGGGGATTTATCTATAAAAATATTTTAGTGTAAATTAGTATCCTTTCTTTTTTGCTTCTATACCACTTTCATTCGTTCCTGGTTCTTTTATAGTAGTATTAAGCTTATTTTTTGCCCATTGATTTTGAGTCTTATGACCATTAGCCAAATAATTTTCTTCTGTCCATTCTCTCTTTTCTTTTGGCTTCATAATAATACCTCCTGATTTATTAAGTTTACATCTTTAGTATAAGTAACTTTTAAATAAATATTTATAAAAATCATTAACAAATTTAAACTATAGCCTTTTATTCGATGACTACCCGCTCTAATACTCCCTCTTCTCCAAAGTGGGAGTAAAAACTCCCTCTGAAACCAAGAGCTATGTTTATAAAATCACCTAGATTTTAGAGCAATATTTTAGAACAATTTACAACTTTTAATTATAAGTCTATATAAAACAACAATTAATTTAAAACACTAAAAATTTATATAGTTAATTAAGATTTTCTAAATTCTATAGGATCTTATGTATCTTCTAAAATCCCATTTTTTCAAAAATTCATCTGCCTTTTCATAACCTTCTTTATATAATTTTTCCTTAGTTTCTAAGGATATATTAAATTCCGTAGTTTTTACTCCTAAGGCTGGTATAGATATAGTCCTGATTTTGTCTTTATCCCTTAAATAACTTTCATCATAAGAATCTATAGTTGTTTCTACTACATCTACTATGTAGGATATAAAATCCTTATTTTCTATAGTTCTATTAAATTCTCCACTATTGCCCAACTTAAACCCAAATGTTGGCCATCTAGGTACGTCATTTACATCAAATATCCATATAGGATAATTACTAGTTATTCCTCCATCTACTATATAGGCTTCTTTTTCCATATATTTAAGCTTTACTGGTGTAAAAAAGA contains:
- a CDS encoding uroporphyrinogen decarboxylase family protein; this translates as MIKEEMTPKERVVAFSKGEEIDRIICIPDMGVTMAPFIGVTARDYYHSAQLMADLEIALFKRLHHDGVSISTSLRGVAEAMGAKVGYPEYGISYLIEPAINSIDEIESLKVVDPLKDGNLPTLLEAIRLTRDALMDKVDVGAAMSGPFSVAASVVGTENLLKWMIKYPKKVHTLMDIVAESNNRYIEEVAKLGVSIGFADPVSSTSLISPKQFREFSLPALKKNINKIKEKTGGAPAIHICGNSKEIWEDVVNAGISNFSIDNAEDLQEAKNIMGDRVVITGNVPPVDVVYRGNKEAIFKSVKECIKKGHDSKKGYILSTGCQIPMHTPIENIEMFMEAGKTYGKYPIDL